The following coding sequences lie in one Pelobacter seleniigenes DSM 18267 genomic window:
- a CDS encoding nitrous oxide reductase accessory protein NosL, translating into MAIGKMTAILLVLTFLALPALADTPPLPDKERCPVCGMFVAPYPNWIAVVQFKDDTKAYFDGPKDMFTYLADLNKYNPGAKLADISGVFVTDYYNVVLLPASEVYFVSGSDVLGPMGEEYVTLRNSAEVKSFMRDHGGKKVLIYKEHHLIETEVE; encoded by the coding sequence ATGGCCATTGGCAAAATGACAGCAATCCTGTTGGTCCTGACCTTCCTTGCCCTGCCCGCGTTGGCGGATACTCCGCCATTGCCGGATAAAGAGCGCTGTCCGGTCTGCGGAATGTTCGTGGCACCATATCCGAACTGGATTGCCGTTGTCCAGTTCAAGGACGACACCAAGGCCTATTTTGACGGTCCGAAGGACATGTTCACCTACCTGGCTGATCTGAATAAATATAACCCCGGCGCCAAACTGGCAGACATTTCCGGGGTTTTTGTGACCGATTATTACAATGTCGTGCTGCTGCCTGCCAGCGAGGTTTATTTTGTCAGTGGCAGTGATGTGCTCGGCCCCATGGGTGAAGAGTACGTCACCCTGCGCAACAGCGCAGAGGTCAAATCGTTCATGCGTGATCATGGCGGTAAAAAAGTTCTCATCTACAAAGAACACCATCTTATCGAAACCGAAGTCGAGTAA
- a CDS encoding type I polyketide synthase, translating to MNNNNEVKEQSPASVPLAIVGIGCMFPQADNAGAFWTNIRNGADGISEVPETHWRPEDYFDQDPKAADKVYSKLGGFLSPVEFNPMDYGILPNSIEAIDTSQLLGLLTVEQALANAGYAGDKEFDRDRVSVILGVTGALELVIPLGARLGHPRWRQALEDAGVDQELAEDVVRRISDSYVPWQENSFPGLLGNVVAGRISKHFNFGGTNCVVDAACGSSLSALNLAALELAAGRSDMVVTGGIDTFNDIFMYSCFSKTPALSPSGHARPYSADSDGTTIGEGLGVVVLKRLSDAERDGDRIYAVVKGIGASSDGRGGAIYEPTASGQTKALRRAYEQAGIDPRSIELIEGHGTGTRVGDAIEVAALQEVFGPAEQPWCALGSVKSQIGHTKAAAGSAGLIKAALALYHKVLPPTIKVDQPHESLLQESSAFYLNTECRPWVGNPNHPRRAGISALGFGGSNFHCLLEEYQPEKAVVDWLGDVQPVPFSASTIEQLKQAVNDFPVAADWRAIRAAAAAQRQSFDSAAEYRLVAVLDRRQADPVGPLKTCLTQLAKHAEQSVWETPDGAYFASGPAGGKVALLFPGQGAQYPGMLADLAVQFPEFFVVLEQADRSFSAANGQSSGALAGKLYPRPQFDQAGRDASFAALQATDLAQPALGAVSLGAMRVLNGFGLQGDAFAGHSYGELAALCCAGALAEPDLYRLSKLRGELMAAGGGDRGTMLAVSAPLAEIADFISTAGLDLVLANRNTPTQGVLSGATSEIEKAARLLEQQGIAHKRLSVAAAFHSALVAEAAQPFAAELAQVDFQPARGQVYSNTTGQAYPQETQAMAELLSRQLASPVDFVAEVASLYRDGARIFVEVGPGARLVGMVKAILAEQPYAAVALDSSNGKRSTIHDLARLLARLASLGVSLDLSRWDQGYGATVGTKRKKAGLTLTLSGANHFKKPAKRPPLARLQPQPTEPVAAPASQSSAAAAPVAIGAAGVSPAAPSRPTVASDRLQDALRMTTQSMQALQSLQEQTAKLHQQFLEGQQAATQSFMQLIEQQQQLLHGQPLVQNTATPAAVAAPVAAPATQPVAAAVPTTPTSPQPASAAAAPLPVTPVAPAAPAVVSNIAPLLLEIIAEKTGYPVEMLELEMALDSDLGIDSIKRVEILSALQDRLPQAPTIGPEDLGRLQTLGEIVAHLDAEMPGDKAATATSGVSSATVDASQITATLLAVVAEKTGYPQEMLELEMALDSDLGIDSIKRVEILSALQESLPELPPIKPEELGQLQTLGQIVAHLGSAISVPASVATVAAAALPQVSRKQVSETLLAVVAEKTGYPVDMLEPEMALDTDLGIDSIKRVEILSALQEQLPDLPAVKPEDLSVLQTLAQIIDHLCRSQQPSAIGVEQPQPTSVDRGTVASTLLEVIAEKTGYPVEMLELEMALDTDLGIDSIKRVEILSALQERIPGAPAIKPEHLGTLQTVGQIVDFLASLAGSEETREPSSSQAVAAAKGISRQVLQALPLPKKRPQKEFKFTSGAQVWITDDGSALSDELCKRFTARQLIPRKISLSELTDLEIPETLSGLVVMAPLHGTSDRFLIDSFALVQKCEPALDTASGRGGAFIATVSRLNGCFGLKSRSSISDPLSGGLAGLCKTAALEWPSIHCKALDIAMGMEIEATAETLVNEIFLAGPLEVGVTSVGIQGLELVEQPLSSQALDLPVGAGDLVVISGGARGVTAEAAVALARASQATLLLLGRNRLSESEPAWLNGLHDEAAIKKGILAHATGPMKPKEVAQEFQRISAEREIRATLERILNAGGKALYRSVDLRDADQCRAVIAEAVAEYGPVRGIIHGAGVLADKLIKEKTLAQFDQVYATKVDGLRNLLASVTEADLQFLALYSSSTGRFGRIGQVDYAVANEVLNKIAAAEAEKLPHCRVLALNWGPWDGGMVTPELKKVFAREGVAVIDLQAGTDYLLQELSNPDREAVELVISGAEEQGSALSTAEPQANIYVSKAFDLELSVEQYPFLKSHVMDGKAVLPVAIMVEWMAHGAIHNNPGLKFQGFNDLRVLKGVILAADSSYSLQVMTGKAIKSDGIHVVPVEISGTNGKGQVVPHARGRILLASALPAVKAALPAPELPAYNRDGEIYTADRLFHGADFHGISRVLGCSSQGISVVAQGAPSPGQWIDQPLRSSWFADPLVLDSSFQSLILWSFDQYQAGSLPVFAERYRQYRERFPTTGTEIRVKVIERSTSRAVAQIDFVDATDGSLVARIENYECVIDASLNATFQRNKLTGVA from the coding sequence TTGAATAATAACAATGAAGTTAAAGAACAGTCGCCGGCATCCGTCCCTCTGGCTATTGTCGGGATCGGTTGCATGTTTCCTCAGGCGGATAACGCCGGTGCCTTCTGGACCAATATCAGGAACGGCGCCGACGGCATCAGCGAAGTTCCGGAAACGCACTGGCGTCCTGAAGATTATTTTGATCAAGACCCTAAAGCGGCCGATAAAGTTTACTCCAAACTTGGCGGCTTTTTGTCGCCGGTAGAATTCAACCCGATGGATTACGGGATTTTGCCCAATTCCATCGAGGCCATCGATACCTCACAGCTGCTTGGACTGCTGACTGTTGAACAAGCCCTGGCCAATGCCGGTTATGCTGGTGATAAAGAGTTTGATCGGGATCGGGTCAGTGTCATCCTCGGTGTGACCGGTGCCCTGGAACTGGTGATTCCGTTAGGGGCAAGGCTCGGCCACCCGCGTTGGCGGCAGGCTTTGGAAGATGCCGGGGTAGATCAGGAATTGGCTGAAGATGTGGTCCGGCGGATATCCGATTCCTATGTCCCCTGGCAGGAGAATTCCTTTCCCGGTTTGCTCGGCAATGTCGTGGCCGGGCGGATCAGCAAGCATTTTAATTTCGGCGGCACCAACTGTGTTGTCGATGCGGCTTGCGGCAGCTCTTTAAGCGCTTTGAACCTGGCCGCTCTGGAACTGGCGGCCGGTCGCTCCGATATGGTCGTGACCGGCGGTATCGATACCTTCAACGATATTTTCATGTACTCCTGCTTCAGCAAAACCCCGGCCTTGTCGCCTTCGGGACATGCCAGACCGTATTCCGCCGACTCCGACGGGACCACTATCGGTGAAGGTCTCGGGGTGGTGGTGCTGAAACGGTTGAGCGATGCCGAACGGGACGGTGATCGAATCTATGCGGTGGTCAAAGGGATCGGTGCGTCCAGTGACGGGCGTGGCGGTGCCATTTACGAACCGACTGCCAGCGGTCAGACCAAGGCCCTGCGCCGGGCTTACGAGCAGGCCGGAATTGATCCGCGCAGCATTGAACTGATTGAAGGGCATGGGACCGGGACCCGGGTCGGTGACGCCATCGAAGTGGCCGCCTTGCAGGAAGTTTTCGGTCCCGCGGAACAGCCCTGGTGCGCTCTCGGATCGGTCAAGTCGCAGATCGGCCATACCAAAGCCGCTGCTGGCTCGGCCGGGCTGATCAAAGCAGCCCTGGCCCTTTACCATAAGGTTCTGCCGCCAACAATCAAAGTTGACCAGCCCCATGAAAGCCTGTTGCAGGAGTCATCAGCCTTTTACCTGAACACCGAATGCCGCCCTTGGGTTGGCAACCCGAACCACCCGCGGCGGGCCGGAATCAGCGCCCTGGGCTTCGGTGGCAGCAATTTCCATTGTCTTCTTGAAGAATATCAGCCGGAAAAAGCCGTGGTCGATTGGTTGGGTGATGTCCAGCCGGTGCCCTTTTCAGCGTCAACCATCGAGCAACTGAAACAGGCGGTCAACGATTTCCCGGTTGCGGCCGACTGGCGCGCCATCCGCGCTGCCGCCGCCGCCCAGCGGCAAAGCTTTGACAGCGCTGCTGAATACCGTCTGGTAGCGGTTCTGGATCGCCGCCAGGCTGATCCGGTCGGGCCGTTAAAGACCTGCCTCACCCAGTTGGCTAAACATGCGGAGCAAAGCGTCTGGGAAACACCTGACGGCGCTTATTTTGCCAGCGGCCCGGCTGGTGGCAAAGTGGCCCTGCTGTTTCCAGGACAGGGAGCCCAGTATCCCGGCATGCTTGCCGATCTGGCCGTGCAGTTCCCGGAGTTTTTTGTTGTTCTGGAGCAGGCCGATCGTTCCTTTTCCGCTGCCAATGGACAGAGCAGCGGTGCCCTGGCCGGAAAACTGTACCCACGGCCGCAATTTGATCAGGCGGGCAGGGACGCCAGTTTTGCCGCACTGCAGGCCACCGACCTGGCCCAGCCCGCGCTGGGAGCGGTCAGTCTGGGAGCGATGCGGGTTTTGAATGGTTTCGGCCTGCAGGGGGATGCTTTTGCCGGACACAGTTACGGTGAACTCGCGGCGCTTTGTTGCGCCGGTGCTCTGGCGGAACCGGATCTCTATCGTCTGTCCAAATTAAGGGGCGAACTGATGGCCGCCGGTGGCGGGGACCGGGGGACAATGCTGGCGGTATCCGCCCCCTTGGCGGAGATTGCCGATTTTATCAGCACGGCTGGTCTCGATCTGGTTTTGGCGAATCGCAATACGCCCACTCAAGGGGTTCTTTCCGGGGCGACCAGCGAGATTGAGAAAGCCGCTCGGTTACTCGAACAGCAGGGGATTGCCCACAAGCGTCTCTCTGTGGCTGCGGCATTTCACAGCGCGCTGGTTGCGGAAGCCGCCCAACCGTTTGCTGCTGAACTGGCTCAGGTTGACTTTCAGCCGGCCCGCGGCCAAGTGTATTCAAATACTACCGGCCAGGCTTATCCGCAAGAGACTCAAGCCATGGCGGAACTGCTCTCCAGACAGTTGGCCAGCCCCGTCGATTTTGTCGCGGAAGTCGCCAGTCTCTATCGGGATGGCGCACGCATTTTTGTTGAAGTGGGTCCTGGTGCACGCCTGGTCGGGATGGTCAAAGCGATCCTCGCTGAGCAGCCATATGCGGCGGTTGCCCTTGATTCTTCCAACGGTAAACGTTCCACGATTCACGATCTGGCCCGACTGCTGGCCCGGCTGGCCTCCCTTGGCGTCAGCCTTGATCTGAGTCGTTGGGACCAGGGTTACGGTGCAACTGTTGGAACCAAGCGGAAGAAAGCCGGTCTGACCTTGACCCTGAGCGGCGCCAATCATTTTAAAAAGCCGGCCAAGCGGCCGCCGTTGGCTCGCCTTCAGCCGCAGCCAACAGAACCTGTTGCAGCACCCGCTTCACAGTCGTCTGCAGCAGCCGCGCCAGTAGCAATCGGTGCGGCGGGAGTCTCTCCCGCGGCGCCGTCACGGCCGACCGTGGCAAGCGACCGGCTGCAGGATGCGCTACGGATGACCACGCAGAGTATGCAGGCCCTGCAAAGCCTGCAGGAACAGACCGCCAAGCTGCATCAACAGTTTTTAGAAGGGCAGCAGGCCGCGACTCAGTCCTTCATGCAGCTGATTGAACAGCAACAGCAATTGCTGCATGGGCAGCCTTTGGTGCAGAACACAGCCACCCCGGCTGCTGTAGCCGCACCAGTTGCCGCACCCGCAACTCAACCGGTGGCGGCCGCAGTTCCAACCACGCCGACTAGTCCTCAGCCCGCCAGCGCTGCCGCAGCGCCTCTGCCGGTAACTCCGGTTGCCCCAGCTGCCCCGGCTGTCGTCAGTAACATTGCTCCGTTATTGCTCGAAATTATCGCCGAGAAAACCGGTTATCCGGTAGAAATGCTCGAACTTGAGATGGCGCTGGACTCGGATCTGGGAATTGACTCCATCAAACGGGTGGAAATCCTCTCCGCGCTGCAGGACCGCTTACCGCAAGCTCCGACCATCGGCCCGGAAGACCTTGGCCGCCTGCAGACCCTGGGGGAAATCGTTGCTCATCTTGATGCGGAGATGCCCGGTGATAAGGCTGCCACGGCGACCAGCGGGGTTTCTTCCGCAACCGTGGATGCGTCCCAGATTACTGCAACCTTGTTGGCGGTGGTCGCAGAAAAGACCGGCTACCCACAGGAGATGCTTGAACTGGAGATGGCCCTGGATAGCGATCTGGGGATCGATTCCATCAAACGAGTGGAAATTCTTTCCGCCTTGCAGGAAAGCCTGCCTGAGCTGCCGCCGATTAAACCTGAAGAACTGGGGCAATTGCAGACCCTGGGACAGATTGTCGCTCATCTTGGCAGCGCGATTAGCGTTCCCGCCAGCGTGGCAACAGTTGCTGCTGCGGCGCTGCCGCAGGTGAGCCGCAAGCAGGTGAGTGAGACCCTGCTAGCCGTGGTCGCAGAAAAAACCGGCTATCCGGTCGACATGCTCGAACCGGAGATGGCCCTGGATACCGATCTGGGGATCGACTCCATCAAACGGGTGGAAATCCTCTCCGCCCTGCAGGAACAGCTGCCGGATCTGCCGGCCGTCAAGCCGGAGGATCTCAGCGTGCTGCAGACTCTCGCCCAGATCATCGATCATCTCTGTCGCAGCCAACAGCCGAGTGCCATCGGCGTGGAACAACCGCAGCCTACAAGCGTCGATCGTGGCACAGTTGCCAGCACCCTGCTTGAGGTGATTGCGGAAAAAACCGGTTACCCGGTGGAGATGCTTGAACTGGAGATGGCCCTGGATACCGATCTGGGAATCGACTCCATCAAGCGGGTGGAAATCCTCTCCGCTTTGCAGGAGCGGATACCGGGTGCGCCGGCCATCAAGCCGGAACATTTGGGTACTTTGCAGACCGTTGGTCAGATCGTCGATTTCCTGGCCAGCCTGGCCGGTTCGGAAGAAACCAGGGAACCTTCCTCCAGTCAAGCGGTTGCGGCTGCCAAAGGGATCTCCCGACAGGTTCTCCAGGCCCTTCCATTACCTAAAAAGCGCCCCCAGAAGGAGTTCAAATTTACCTCCGGCGCGCAGGTCTGGATTACCGATGACGGTTCTGCCCTAAGTGATGAGCTTTGCAAACGGTTTACCGCTCGCCAGTTGATCCCGCGGAAAATTTCTCTGTCCGAATTGACCGACCTGGAAATTCCCGAGACCCTCTCCGGGCTGGTTGTGATGGCGCCTCTGCATGGCACCAGCGACCGCTTTTTAATCGATTCATTTGCCCTGGTGCAGAAATGTGAACCCGCCCTGGATACCGCCAGCGGGCGCGGTGGTGCTTTTATTGCCACCGTTTCCCGTCTGAACGGCTGCTTTGGGCTCAAATCACGCAGTAGCATTAGCGATCCCTTGTCCGGCGGCTTGGCCGGGCTGTGTAAAACCGCAGCCCTGGAATGGCCCTCCATTCATTGCAAAGCCCTGGATATCGCCATGGGAATGGAGATCGAAGCGACTGCCGAAACCCTGGTCAACGAGATCTTCCTGGCCGGCCCCCTTGAGGTCGGCGTGACTTCGGTCGGGATTCAGGGGTTGGAACTGGTCGAGCAACCGCTGTCCAGTCAAGCTTTGGACCTGCCGGTCGGAGCCGGGGATCTGGTGGTGATCAGCGGTGGTGCTCGGGGCGTCACGGCCGAAGCGGCAGTTGCGCTCGCCCGCGCCAGTCAGGCAACGCTGCTGCTACTGGGCCGCAATCGTCTCAGTGAGAGCGAGCCGGCTTGGCTCAACGGGCTGCATGATGAGGCAGCCATTAAAAAGGGAATTCTCGCTCATGCTACCGGGCCGATGAAACCGAAAGAGGTTGCCCAGGAGTTCCAGCGGATCAGTGCTGAGCGGGAAATCCGCGCAACCCTGGAGCGGATTCTTAACGCCGGCGGCAAAGCCCTGTATCGGTCCGTGGACCTGCGTGATGCCGACCAGTGTCGGGCGGTTATTGCCGAAGCTGTTGCTGAGTATGGTCCGGTGCGCGGGATTATTCATGGTGCCGGAGTGCTGGCCGACAAACTGATCAAGGAAAAGACCCTGGCTCAATTTGATCAGGTCTACGCGACCAAGGTGGACGGTTTGCGCAACCTGCTCGCTTCAGTGACTGAAGCGGATTTGCAATTCCTTGCCCTGTATTCGTCCTCGACCGGGCGTTTCGGGCGCATCGGCCAGGTCGATTATGCCGTTGCCAATGAGGTGCTGAATAAAATTGCCGCTGCAGAGGCGGAAAAACTGCCTCACTGTCGGGTTCTGGCTCTGAACTGGGGCCCCTGGGACGGGGGGATGGTGACCCCGGAACTGAAGAAAGTCTTTGCCCGGGAAGGGGTTGCGGTCATCGATCTGCAGGCCGGAACCGACTATTTGCTGCAGGAGTTGTCCAATCCGGATCGGGAAGCTGTCGAACTGGTGATCAGCGGCGCTGAAGAACAGGGCAGCGCTCTTTCGACCGCCGAGCCGCAAGCGAATATCTATGTGTCCAAGGCCTTCGATCTTGAGCTGTCCGTTGAACAGTATCCGTTTTTGAAATCTCATGTCATGGATGGCAAAGCGGTTCTGCCGGTGGCGATCATGGTCGAATGGATGGCCCATGGTGCGATCCACAACAATCCTGGCCTGAAATTTCAGGGGTTCAATGATCTGCGGGTCTTGAAAGGGGTCATCCTGGCGGCGGACAGTAGCTACAGTCTGCAGGTCATGACCGGTAAAGCGATCAAGAGTGACGGAATCCATGTCGTGCCGGTGGAAATTTCCGGCACCAACGGCAAAGGGCAGGTCGTACCTCACGCACGGGGCCGAATTCTTCTGGCCTCAGCCTTGCCGGCTGTCAAAGCCGCTTTGCCGGCTCCTGAGCTGCCGGCCTATAACCGGGACGGGGAAATTTACACCGCCGACCGTCTGTTCCATGGTGCTGACTTCCATGGCATCAGCCGGGTGCTCGGTTGCTCCAGCCAGGGGATCAGCGTGGTTGCTCAGGGGGCACCGTCGCCCGGGCAATGGATCGACCAGCCGCTGCGCAGCAGCTGGTTTGCCGATCCGTTGGTCCTCGACAGCAGTTTCCAGTCATTGATTCTGTGGAGTTTTGACCAATATCAGGCCGGCTCGCTGCCGGTGTTTGCCGAACGTTATCGGCAGTACCGCGAGCGCTTCCCGACCACCGGGACCGAAATCAGGGTCAAGGTCATTGAGCGGAGCACCAGCCGCGCTGTTGCTCAGATCGACTTTGTCGATGCCACCGACGGTTCGCTGGTGGCGCGGATCGAGAACTACGAATGTGTGATCGATGCCTCGCTGAATGCAACTTTCCAGCGTAATAAACTGACTGGAGTCGCTTGA
- the ispH gene encoding 4-hydroxy-3-methylbut-2-enyl diphosphate reductase, with protein sequence MESVRAKSAGFCMGVSLALRKLDEVIKKHPDSGKIYIFGSIIHNPQVVEDYAGKGVVTVESAEDIPDGSIVVVRAHGITKQIRQRLTERGIHVVDATCPKVREACLRIEKSTAEGRTLLLFGEETHPEVKCLLSYAAGTSFVFDSFEHCRRQRLDPALKYCLAAQTTQDKSTFDQISKHLTNHENLDLIVLPTICDATKKRQGEAIRLAEEVDFFIVAGGYNSSNTKRLAEVIAAHGTKVIHVETAAELPLDELRQYRKIGLTAGASTPRKIVDEIQAVLESL encoded by the coding sequence ATGGAATCTGTGCGGGCGAAAAGCGCAGGCTTCTGCATGGGAGTCAGCCTGGCCTTACGCAAATTGGATGAAGTTATAAAAAAACATCCCGACTCAGGAAAGATCTACATTTTCGGTTCAATCATTCATAACCCTCAGGTGGTTGAAGATTATGCCGGAAAAGGGGTCGTTACGGTTGAATCGGCTGAGGATATTCCGGACGGCTCGATCGTTGTGGTTCGGGCTCATGGGATTACCAAGCAGATCCGCCAGCGGCTGACCGAGCGGGGTATTCATGTTGTCGATGCGACTTGCCCGAAAGTCAGGGAAGCCTGCCTGAGGATTGAAAAAAGCACCGCAGAAGGGCGGACTTTATTGTTGTTCGGTGAAGAAACCCACCCCGAAGTCAAATGCCTGTTAAGTTATGCGGCTGGAACCTCTTTTGTGTTCGATAGCTTTGAACACTGCCGTCGCCAGCGGCTTGATCCTGCTCTGAAATATTGCCTTGCTGCACAAACAACGCAGGATAAAAGTACTTTCGACCAGATCAGCAAGCACTTGACCAATCACGAAAATCTGGACCTGATTGTCCTGCCGACGATTTGTGATGCCACTAAAAAACGTCAGGGAGAAGCCATTCGCCTGGCTGAAGAGGTCGACTTTTTTATTGTTGCCGGGGGGTACAACAGTAGCAATACTAAGCGTCTGGCCGAAGTGATCGCCGCCCACGGCACCAAGGTCATTCATGTTGAAACAGCTGCCGAATTGCCGCTTGACGAACTGCGCCAGTATCGCAAGATCGGGCTGACCGCCGGGGCTTCCACCCCAAGGAAGATTGTCGATGAAATCCAGGCGGTTCTGGAATCGCTTTAA
- a CDS encoding PfaD family polyunsaturated fatty acid/polyketide biosynthesis protein, with translation MVLPCPLESLGSRRFCSDFNIKYPYVGGSMAKGISSVAMVRELGRHGMLGFFGAAGLSLQDIERAIDQLESEGNAFSYGFNLIHSPNEPELEKAVVELYIRRGIRLIEASAFLSLTLPVVRFRTHGIYRDAQGRVVAPNRVIAKISREEVAARFLAPPPEKMLRQLVAEGQLTEEQALLAAEIPVAQDITVEADSGGHTDNRPALALFPTILAQKEQVQRQQNYACELRVGLGGGIATPASAVAAFAMGADYLVTGTVNQACIESGTCDEVRQMLAETRQADITMAPSGDMFELGVKVQVVKRGTMFAIRAHKLYELYRAFSSIEELPADERDKLEKTFFRTSLDAVWEQTRRYFSGRDPRQVEKAEKDPKYKMALVFRWYLGQSPVWANSGEASRKIDYQIWCGPAMGAFNEWVRGSFLEQVSERKVAVVAMNILFGAAVLQRGNQLKQQGGTLPSALNLTAPLTIDQIKEFLS, from the coding sequence ATGGTCCTGCCGTGCCCCCTCGAATCCCTTGGCAGCCGCCGCTTCTGCAGCGATTTCAATATCAAGTACCCCTATGTCGGTGGCTCCATGGCCAAAGGGATCAGCTCGGTTGCGATGGTCCGTGAATTGGGGCGCCACGGCATGCTCGGTTTTTTCGGCGCCGCCGGGTTGTCTTTGCAGGATATCGAAAGGGCCATCGATCAGCTGGAGTCGGAGGGCAATGCTTTTTCCTACGGTTTCAACCTGATTCACAGCCCCAATGAGCCTGAACTGGAAAAGGCCGTGGTCGAACTTTATATCCGCCGCGGCATCCGCCTGATTGAAGCGTCCGCGTTTTTGTCCTTAACCTTGCCGGTCGTCCGTTTCCGAACCCATGGAATTTATCGGGACGCCCAGGGAAGGGTGGTTGCGCCCAACCGGGTCATCGCCAAGATATCCCGGGAAGAAGTGGCTGCGAGGTTTTTAGCTCCCCCACCGGAGAAAATGTTGCGCCAACTGGTTGCCGAAGGTCAGTTGACCGAAGAACAGGCCCTGCTGGCTGCTGAGATCCCGGTGGCGCAGGATATTACCGTTGAGGCTGATTCTGGCGGGCATACCGATAATCGCCCGGCACTGGCTTTGTTCCCAACCATTCTTGCTCAAAAAGAACAGGTTCAGCGTCAGCAAAACTATGCCTGCGAGTTGCGGGTCGGACTCGGCGGCGGCATCGCCACTCCGGCTTCGGCCGTTGCCGCATTTGCCATGGGCGCTGATTACCTGGTGACCGGGACTGTCAACCAGGCCTGTATTGAATCGGGCACCTGTGACGAAGTGAGGCAGATGCTCGCGGAAACCCGGCAGGCGGACATCACCATGGCTCCTTCCGGGGATATGTTTGAATTAGGGGTTAAAGTTCAGGTGGTTAAACGCGGGACCATGTTTGCCATCCGGGCTCACAAGTTGTATGAACTTTATCGCGCTTTCAGCAGCATTGAAGAATTGCCTGCCGATGAGCGGGACAAGCTGGAAAAAACCTTTTTCCGCACTTCGCTGGATGCGGTCTGGGAGCAGACCCGGCGTTATTTCTCCGGGCGTGATCCCCGCCAGGTTGAAAAAGCTGAAAAAGACCCGAAATATAAAATGGCCCTGGTTTTCCGCTGGTATCTGGGGCAGTCTCCCGTTTGGGCCAATAGCGGTGAGGCGAGTCGGAAAATCGACTATCAGATCTGGTGCGGACCGGCCATGGGAGCCTTTAACGAGTGGGTCCGTGGTTCGTTTCTGGAACAGGTATCGGAACGCAAAGTTGCTGTCGTTGCCATGAACATTCTGTTTGGTGCTGCCGTGTTGCAACGCGGCAATCAACTGAAACAGCAAGGGGGGACCCTCCCTTCAGCACTGAATCTGACAGCTCCGCTGACCATTGATCAAATCAAGGAGTTCCTCAGTTGA